GCGGTCGTCTTCGTACTCTTCCAGTACGTCTTTCCGTGGGCGGAGCCGCTGCTCCCCTTCAATGACGTCACCGTCGACCAAGGGATGGCAGCCGTCCGATGACCGCACGGATTCTCGTCGTCGACAACTACGACAGCTTCGTCTTCAACCTCGTCCAGTACCTCTACCAGCTCGGTGCCGAGTGTGAGGTGCTGCGCAACGACGAGGTCGCGCCCCGGCACGCCCAGGACGGCTTCGACGGGGTGCTGCTCTCCCCGGGCCCCGGCACACCCGAGCAGGCCGGCGTCTGCGTCGAGATGGTCCGGCACTGCGCGGACACCGGCGTCCCGGTCTTCGGCGTCTGCCTGGGGATGCAGTCGATGGCGGTCGCCTACGGCGGGGTGGTGGACCGCGCGCCCGAGCTGCTGCACGGCAAGACCTCGCCGGTCCTGCACGAGGGCGTCGGCGTCTTCTCCGGTCTGCCCTCGCCCTTCACCGCCACCCGCTACCACTCCCTCGCCGTCGAGCCGGACACCGTCCCCGACGAACTCCTGGTCACCTCCTGGACGGAGGCCGACGACGTCCCCGGCGGGCGGATCGTGATGGGCCTCCGAC
The sequence above is a segment of the Streptomyces lydicus genome. Coding sequences within it:
- a CDS encoding aminodeoxychorismate/anthranilate synthase component II, which gives rise to MTARILVVDNYDSFVFNLVQYLYQLGAECEVLRNDEVAPRHAQDGFDGVLLSPGPGTPEQAGVCVEMVRHCADTGVPVFGVCLGMQSMAVAYGGVVDRAPELLHGKTSPVLHEGVGVFSGLPSPFTATRYHSLAVEPDTVPDELLVTSWTEADDVPGGRIVMGLRHRELPVEGVQFHPESVLTEWGHRMLANWLVECGDTGAVERSTGLAPVVGKAGA